A section of the Microbacterium sp. MM2322 genome encodes:
- a CDS encoding glycogen/starch/alpha-glucan phosphorylase, giving the protein MRTGEGVYRRTVKNPRLQPSHPIALAPVQAPEPTVDGFVTQFLRNLNNGRGVALSTSTANDRYFALAATVRDYLMARWLEDVRRQRSMQSKGVAYLSAEYLLGRQLDNNLLATGLTDIAAEALVACGLDLEDVRALEVEPGLGNGGLGRLAACFIDSLATLGVPSIGYGIRYEYGIFRQTFVDGEQVEQADSWLALGSPWEFPHPEAAQTISFGGHTETYDDEGVTRTRWEPSWNVLAVPYNYMVPGYHNGRVNTLRLWSAQATKGFDLRVFNAGDYQEAVRAQTYAENISKVLYPEDSTPQGKELRLQQQYFFVAASISDFVNLILPSDFDMTQLPERVIFQLNDTHPVIGVPELMRVLVDERKLEWDAAWQITQQCFAYTCHTLLPEALEVWSADLLGRLLPRHLEIIYRINDEFLEQVRARFGDDGDRVQRMSIISPDGSVRMAFLATVAGSKVNGVAELHSQLLREKVLPDFDEFYPGKFTNVTNGVTPRRFVRLANPGLSRLITDTIGAGWLTDLDRLRELEDYADDAEFRSAFRAVKAANKRVLARTLAERDGLTVADDHLLDVMVKRLHEYKRQTLKLLHIITEYDAIASGRVTADQVTPRTFVFGAKAAPGYAMAKRIIHLINAVGSVVNDDPRVEGRLKVLFPPNYNVTLAERVVPAADLSEQISLAGKEASGTGNMKFALNGALTIGTDDGANVEIRELVGDDNFFLFGMAEPEVADLQARGYHPIDFVRADENLSRALDLISSGVFSDGDASVFEPVVTNLTHHDPFMALADYTEYIKAQKRVDVLYADQDAWTRAAILNVARSGFFSSDRSMRDYIDRIWHTPPIV; this is encoded by the coding sequence ATGCGAACGGGCGAGGGTGTGTACCGTCGAACCGTGAAGAACCCGCGCCTTCAGCCGAGCCACCCGATAGCCCTCGCGCCCGTACAGGCACCCGAGCCCACCGTCGATGGATTCGTGACTCAATTCCTCCGCAACCTCAACAACGGGCGCGGTGTGGCGCTGTCGACGTCGACAGCGAACGATCGCTACTTCGCGCTGGCCGCGACGGTCCGCGATTACCTCATGGCGCGGTGGCTGGAGGATGTCCGACGTCAGCGCTCGATGCAGTCGAAGGGCGTCGCCTACCTGTCGGCGGAGTATCTGCTCGGCCGACAGCTCGACAACAACCTGCTCGCTACCGGTCTCACCGATATCGCCGCCGAGGCACTCGTCGCCTGCGGTCTCGATCTCGAGGACGTGCGCGCGCTCGAGGTCGAACCCGGCCTCGGCAACGGTGGCCTCGGCCGATTGGCCGCATGCTTCATCGATTCGCTCGCGACGCTCGGCGTGCCGAGCATCGGCTACGGCATCCGGTACGAGTACGGCATCTTCCGTCAGACATTCGTCGACGGCGAGCAGGTCGAACAGGCCGACTCGTGGCTCGCGCTCGGCTCGCCGTGGGAGTTCCCGCACCCCGAGGCCGCGCAGACGATCTCGTTCGGCGGCCACACCGAGACCTATGACGACGAGGGCGTCACCCGCACGCGATGGGAGCCGTCCTGGAACGTCCTCGCCGTGCCCTACAACTACATGGTCCCCGGCTACCACAACGGTCGCGTCAACACGCTCCGGCTCTGGAGCGCGCAGGCCACCAAGGGATTCGACCTCCGAGTGTTCAACGCGGGCGACTACCAGGAGGCCGTCCGCGCGCAGACCTACGCCGAGAACATCTCGAAGGTCCTGTACCCCGAGGACTCGACCCCGCAGGGCAAGGAGCTGCGCCTCCAGCAGCAGTACTTCTTCGTCGCGGCATCCATCAGCGACTTCGTGAACCTGATCCTGCCGAGCGACTTCGACATGACGCAGCTGCCCGAGCGCGTCATCTTCCAGCTCAACGACACCCATCCCGTGATCGGCGTGCCCGAGCTCATGCGCGTGCTGGTCGACGAGCGGAAGCTCGAATGGGATGCCGCCTGGCAGATCACCCAGCAGTGTTTCGCCTACACGTGCCACACCCTCCTTCCCGAAGCGCTCGAGGTCTGGTCGGCGGATCTGCTGGGTCGGCTGCTGCCGCGGCACCTCGAGATCATCTACCGGATCAACGACGAGTTCCTCGAGCAGGTCCGCGCGCGATTCGGGGACGACGGCGATCGCGTCCAGCGGATGTCGATCATCTCTCCCGACGGGTCGGTGCGCATGGCGTTCCTCGCGACCGTCGCGGGATCCAAGGTCAACGGTGTCGCAGAGCTTCACTCGCAGCTGCTGCGGGAGAAGGTCCTTCCGGACTTCGACGAGTTCTACCCGGGCAAGTTCACGAACGTGACCAACGGCGTCACGCCGCGACGCTTCGTGCGACTGGCCAACCCGGGACTGTCGCGGCTCATCACCGACACGATCGGCGCGGGCTGGCTCACCGATCTCGACCGGCTCCGGGAACTCGAGGACTACGCGGATGACGCGGAGTTCCGCTCGGCATTCCGCGCCGTGAAGGCGGCCAACAAGCGGGTCCTCGCCCGCACCCTCGCCGAGCGCGACGGGCTCACTGTCGCCGACGACCACCTCCTCGACGTGATGGTGAAGCGCCTGCACGAGTACAAGCGTCAGACGCTGAAGCTCCTCCACATCATCACCGAGTACGACGCGATCGCCTCGGGCCGCGTCACGGCCGACCAGGTCACGCCGCGCACCTTCGTATTCGGGGCGAAGGCAGCCCCCGGCTACGCGATGGCGAAGCGCATCATCCACCTCATCAACGCCGTGGGGTCCGTCGTCAACGACGACCCGCGCGTCGAAGGGCGCCTGAAGGTCCTGTTCCCACCGAACTACAACGTGACGCTCGCCGAGCGCGTCGTCCCGGCCGCAGACCTGTCCGAGCAGATCTCGCTCGCGGGCAAGGAGGCGTCCGGCACCGGAAACATGAAGTTCGCCCTCAACGGCGCGCTCACGATCGGCACGGACGACGGCGCCAACGTGGAGATCCGCGAGCTCGTCGGTGACGACAACTTCTTCCTGTTCGGCATGGCTGAGCCCGAGGTCGCCGACCTCCAGGCACGCGGCTACCACCCGATCGATTTCGTCCGCGCGGATGAGAACCTCTCCCGTGCGCTCGATCTGATCTCTTCCGGGGTCTTCTCGGACGGAGACGCGTCGGTGTTCGAACCCGTCGTGACCAACCTGACCCACCACGACCCGTTCATGGCCCTGGCGGACTACACGGAGTACATCAAGGCTCAAAAGCGAGTCGACGTCCTGTACGCCGATCAGGATGCCTGGACCCGCGCCGCGATCCTGAACGTCGCGCGGAGCGGGTTCTTCTCCTCGGATCGATCGATGCGCGACTACATCGATCGCATCTGGCATACACCGCCGATCGTCTGA